The following are encoded in a window of Ruminiclostridium herbifermentans genomic DNA:
- the flgL gene encoding flagellar hook-associated protein FlgL — protein MRITNNMIIANMVRNISNNQQRENKYQTQLATGKKISVPSDDPVVAARALKLRTDVSKIEQYKKNISDAQSWLSATDEALAAIGKVLQTAREKMVQAANGTNTVEETKAIADEIKQLRTQIIHLSNSTYSGRYIFSGFKTDQKVMIDDETDPDFGKFAISVDTATRKEKIFYEVGVGDNININITGGDLFNSQDANASSRDLAVAGNTASMIQMFDDVIKHMEAGDFQQISASLDTIDAEIQNVLRVRADIGARQNRMDLTEDRIDNDFVNFTESMSLNEDIDIAETIMNLKNEENVYQASLAAGARIIQQSLVDFLH, from the coding sequence ATGAGAATAACTAACAATATGATTATAGCAAACATGGTAAGGAATATCAGCAACAATCAACAACGTGAAAATAAGTATCAAACTCAACTTGCCACAGGAAAGAAAATATCTGTACCTTCTGATGATCCAGTTGTTGCAGCTAGAGCTTTGAAGTTAAGAACAGATGTTTCTAAGATTGAGCAATATAAAAAGAATATAAGTGATGCACAGTCATGGTTAAGTGCTACTGATGAAGCCCTTGCTGCAATAGGTAAGGTTTTGCAAACTGCTAGAGAAAAGATGGTACAAGCAGCGAATGGCACAAATACTGTAGAGGAAACAAAGGCAATAGCTGACGAAATAAAACAGCTTAGAACACAAATTATTCACCTTTCAAATTCAACTTACTCTGGCAGATATATTTTTTCAGGTTTTAAAACAGACCAAAAAGTAATGATTGATGATGAGACAGATCCGGATTTTGGGAAATTTGCAATTAGTGTTGATACAGCAACCAGAAAGGAAAAGATATTCTATGAAGTAGGTGTAGGTGATAATATTAATATTAATATTACCGGCGGAGATTTATTTAATAGTCAGGATGCAAATGCGTCTAGCAGAGATTTAGCAGTTGCAGGAAATACAGCATCAATGATACAGATGTTTGATGATGTTATCAAACATATGGAAGCTGGTGATTTTCAACAGATTAGTGCATCCTTAGATACAATAGACGCAGAAATACAAAATGTCCTTAGAGTTAGGGCAGATATTGGAGCTAGGCAAAATAGAATGGACTTAACTGAGGATAGAATTGATAATGATTTCGTTAATTTCACTGAGTCAATGAGTTTAAATGAGGATATTGATATAGCTGAAACTATAATGAATCTGAAAAATGAGGAAAATGTTTACCAAGCATCTTTAGCTGCTGGAGCAAGGATTATTCAGCAATCATTAGTTGACTTTTTACATTAA
- a CDS encoding DUF6470 family protein, giving the protein MGLSIRTTPAEIEIKTIPARFDAHTTYAKLELKQKPPLIHIKTEQAMVLIDQYPCFAEEGLKNNADFMKEQAQKGHKSIISYTGKVARNGDEMAKIGHKANIMINIAKNEAITKHEFGLGYVPKSRPRISSTGGTLELKAEFINNVGEINGVSGRYIPGKIRHDYSPPKVDIRVVSYGSIDIKYSPNDVDTYI; this is encoded by the coding sequence ATGGGTTTATCAATCAGAACAACACCAGCAGAAATAGAAATAAAAACTATTCCTGCTAGGTTCGATGCGCATACTACTTATGCTAAATTAGAGCTTAAGCAAAAGCCTCCTTTGATACACATAAAGACAGAGCAGGCTATGGTATTGATAGATCAGTATCCGTGTTTTGCAGAAGAAGGTCTGAAAAATAATGCCGATTTTATGAAGGAGCAAGCTCAAAAGGGTCATAAGAGTATTATTTCCTATACGGGTAAAGTAGCACGTAATGGGGATGAGATGGCAAAAATCGGACATAAAGCAAATATCATGATTAATATTGCAAAAAATGAAGCAATTACAAAACATGAGTTTGGGTTAGGTTATGTACCTAAGTCAAGGCCTAGAATAAGCTCAACAGGTGGTACATTGGAATTAAAAGCAGAGTTTATAAATAATGTCGGTGAGATAAACGGTGTATCTGGTAGGTATATTCCTGGTAAAATTAGACATGACTATTCACCTCCTAAGGTGGATATTAGGGTGGTATCTTATGGCTCGATAGATATAAAGTATTCACCAAACGATGTAGATACTTATATTTGA
- the fliW gene encoding flagellar assembly protein FliW, with the protein MIVETKHFGKIEMQEENIIIFEKGIPGFEDIHRYGIISNEDPESPFCWIQAIDKPELAFALVDPFAIKKDYDFELSDENVSALGIEEPSQVAVYAIVVVPEDISKISMNLKAPIIVNTNNKKAAQIILNSEKYTVRHFIMDELHSQGV; encoded by the coding sequence ATGATTGTCGAAACAAAACACTTTGGAAAGATAGAAATGCAAGAAGAAAATATAATTATTTTTGAAAAGGGAATTCCTGGATTCGAGGATATTCATCGTTACGGAATAATTAGTAACGAAGACCCTGAATCACCATTTTGTTGGATTCAAGCAATTGATAAGCCAGAACTTGCATTTGCGCTTGTAGATCCCTTTGCAATAAAAAAAGATTACGATTTTGAATTAAGTGATGAAAATGTGAGTGCCCTTGGAATAGAAGAGCCTTCACAAGTTGCGGTATACGCCATTGTTGTTGTACCAGAGGACATAAGTAAGATTAGCATGAACCTGAAAGCTCCCATTATTGTGAATACAAATAATAAAAAAGCTGCACAGATAATTCTAAATTCTGAAAAATACACTGTGAGGCATTTCATTATGGATGAGCTTCATAGTCAGGGGGTGTAG
- the csrA gene encoding carbon storage regulator CsrA produces MLVLSRKKDQTIMLGDNIEITIIEIQGDQVRIGINAPKNVPIYRKELFIEIQEENKKAASIGIVKFDNIIKNK; encoded by the coding sequence GTGTTAGTTCTTTCAAGAAAAAAAGATCAGACTATTATGCTTGGAGATAATATTGAAATCACTATAATTGAAATTCAAGGTGATCAAGTAAGGATTGGCATAAATGCTCCTAAAAATGTGCCTATATATCGTAAGGAGTTATTTATAGAAATTCAGGAAGAAAACAAGAAGGCTGCAAGCATTGGAATTGTTAAATTTGACAATATTATTAAAAATAAATAA
- a CDS encoding flagellin, with protein MRINHNIASLNTNRALGVNRGNTQKSLEKLSSGLRINRAGDDAAGLAISEKMRGQIRGLNKASSNAQDAISLVQTAEGALTETHSILQRMRELAVQSANDTNTDSDRKELQAEVKQLTSEIDRIGNTTEFNTKKLLDGSAKGVKEAIDGSLNINNNTSKVKIDMSTTGTNADILSAIRTDGAYNGAVAIVRVSGTKDDINAGDFKIIGKDGKDLADVTVTAGKISLGANMIGTADDLVAEDISAMAVGESITLVFGQAKSASSELDDSIMAQIGANSGQTMFISIDDMRATAIGVDTIDISTKWGAATAIETINNAISQVSHQRSSLGAVQNRLEHTINNLDTSSENLQASESRIRDVDMAKEMTEFTKNNILTQAAQAMLAQANQQPQSVLQLLQ; from the coding sequence ATGAGAATTAATCACAACATCGCAAGTTTGAACACTAACAGAGCGTTAGGAGTAAACAGAGGTAACACTCAGAAGTCACTTGAAAAGTTATCATCAGGTCTAAGAATTAATAGAGCTGGAGATGATGCAGCAGGTTTGGCAATATCAGAAAAAATGAGAGGTCAGATCAGAGGCTTAAATAAAGCTTCCAGCAATGCTCAGGATGCAATTTCATTAGTACAGACTGCAGAAGGTGCATTAACAGAGACACACTCAATTCTACAAAGAATGAGAGAACTAGCTGTTCAGTCTGCAAATGATACTAATACAGATTCTGATAGAAAAGAACTTCAAGCTGAAGTTAAGCAATTAACTTCTGAAATCGACAGAATCGGTAATACTACTGAGTTCAATACAAAGAAATTGTTGGATGGTAGTGCAAAGGGAGTTAAGGAAGCTATTGATGGATCTTTAAACATCAATAACAATACTTCTAAAGTTAAAATAGACATGAGTACTACAGGAACAAATGCAGATATATTATCTGCTATAAGAACAGATGGTGCTTACAATGGGGCTGTTGCAATAGTAAGAGTTTCAGGAACAAAAGATGATATTAATGCTGGTGACTTTAAAATAATAGGTAAAGATGGTAAAGATCTTGCTGATGTTACAGTTACTGCTGGTAAAATTTCTTTAGGAGCAAATATGATAGGTACAGCAGACGATTTAGTTGCTGAAGATATTAGTGCTATGGCAGTAGGTGAAAGTATTACTTTAGTATTTGGTCAAGCTAAATCAGCTTCTTCTGAGTTGGATGATTCAATCATGGCTCAAATAGGTGCAAACTCTGGTCAGACAATGTTTATCTCAATTGATGACATGAGAGCTACAGCTATTGGTGTTGATACAATTGATATATCAACTAAGTGGGGAGCAGCTACTGCTATTGAAACAATAAACAATGCTATTTCACAGGTATCACATCAGAGATCATCACTTGGTGCTGTACAAAACAGACTTGAGCACACAATCAACAACTTGGATACATCTTCTGAAAACTTACAGGCTTCTGAATCACGTATCCGCGATGTAGATATGGCTAAAGAAATGACTGAGTTCACAAAGAATAACATCTTAACTCAGGCAGCTCAGGCAATGCTTGCTCAGGCAAATCAACAGCCACAGAGTGTACTTCAATTATTACAATAA
- the csrA gene encoding carbon storage regulator CsrA: MLVLSRKKYQAIMLADNIEITIVEIQGEQVRIGINAPKNVSIYRKELFLEIQEENKKAANSGIVKFDTILKNK; the protein is encoded by the coding sequence ATGTTAGTTCTTTCAAGAAAAAAATATCAGGCTATTATGCTCGCGGATAATATTGAAATTACTATCGTTGAAATTCAGGGTGAACAAGTAAGAATTGGCATAAATGCGCCTAAGAATGTATCTATATATCGCAAGGAGTTGTTTTTAGAAATTCAGGAAGAAAATAAGAAGGCTGCAAATAGTGGAATTGTTAAATTTGACACTATTTTAAAAAATAAGTAG
- a CDS encoding flagellin: MRINHNIASLNTNRALGVNRGNTQKSLEKLSSGLRINRAGDDAAGLAISEKMRGQIRGLNKASSNAQDAISLVQTAEGALTETHSILQRMRELAVQSANDTNTDSDRKELQAEVKQLISEIDRIGNTTEFNTKKLLDGSARGVKEAVDGTLSINNNTSRVSIDMAVSGSNAATLSAIRTGSLYNGAIAIVRVSEGTAWSAADYRVIGKDGRAISSVAIATGGRINFATTTANAVFTAARTLSAANITAMAVGESITLVFGEAKSASSELDDSIMAQIGANSGQTMFISIDDMRATAIGVDTIDISTKWGAATAIETVNNAISQVSHQRSSLGAVQNRLEHTINNLDTSSENLQASESRIRDVDMAKEMTEFTKNNILTQAAQAMLAQANQQPQSVLQLLQ, translated from the coding sequence ATGAGAATTAATCACAACATCGCAAGTTTGAACACTAACAGAGCGTTAGGAGTAAACAGAGGTAACACTCAGAAGTCACTTGAAAAGCTATCATCAGGTCTTAGAATCAACAGAGCTGGAGATGATGCAGCAGGTTTGGCAATATCAGAAAAAATGAGAGGCCAGATCAGAGGCTTAAATAAAGCTTCCAGCAACGCTCAGGATGCAATCTCTTTAGTACAGACTGCAGAAGGCGCATTAACAGAGACTCACTCAATTCTACAAAGAATGAGAGAACTAGCTGTTCAGTCTGCAAATGATACTAATACAGATTCTGATAGAAAAGAACTTCAAGCTGAGGTTAAGCAATTAATTTCTGAAATCGACAGAATCGGTAACACTACTGAGTTCAATACAAAGAAATTGTTAGATGGAAGTGCAAGGGGAGTTAAAGAAGCTGTTGATGGAACTTTAAGTATCAACAACAATACTTCAAGGGTTTCAATTGATATGGCTGTTTCAGGATCAAATGCAGCTACATTATCTGCTATAAGAACAGGCTCACTTTACAATGGAGCTATTGCAATAGTGAGAGTTTCAGAAGGTACTGCTTGGTCAGCTGCAGATTACAGAGTAATCGGAAAAGATGGTAGAGCAATATCATCTGTTGCAATTGCTACTGGTGGTCGCATTAATTTTGCTACAACTACAGCTAATGCTGTATTTACTGCTGCAAGGACGCTTTCTGCTGCAAATATTACTGCTATGGCAGTTGGAGAAAGTATTACACTTGTATTTGGTGAAGCTAAATCAGCTTCTTCTGAGTTGGATGATTCAATCATGGCTCAGATAGGTGCAAACTCTGGACAAACAATGTTTATCTCAATTGATGATATGAGAGCTACAGCTATTGGTGTTGATACAATTGATATATCAACTAAGTGGGGAGCAGCTACTGCTATTGAAACAGTAAACAATGCTATTTCACAGGTATCACATCAAAGATCTTCACTTGGTGCTGTACAAAACAGACTTGAGCACACAATCAACAACTTGGATACATCTTCTGAGAACTTACAGGCTTCTGAATCACGTATCCGCGATGTAGATATGGCTAAAGAAATGACTGAGTTTACAAAGAATAACATCTTAACTCAAGCAGCTCAGGCAATGCTTGCTCAGGCAAATCAACAGCCACAGAGTGTACTTCAATTATTACAATAA
- a CDS encoding motility associated factor glycosyltransferase family protein: MGHFKLKKVSNLVWEIEETENIDFKNSRYLFNSQIDKEKEIEMVINRIDFNYHKNFIIFGLKNIDLLAEIYKRKTPFSTIIIIEICSSPNEDIYISCDKDKLAFLFDRNTVNLTIGTQTELVSQLDSVLGDSLKLYNLRNLEIISMPYLKSTFTNEISSIKTTIFERLHTIITSFGNSVEDILVGTDNYLNNWKHVFRGLDFSYFEGMYKNRPAIVVGAGPSLDKNIEYLREAKGKALILCVDAALDSLLDKGIVPDIVASIERTTLITKFYKRDIIPDSIVYLGPNIIPGSVLERFNRIIFTGRKGDAVVRDLNSYIGFNNLEIGGNVSNILIAFAQYLGCSPIIFVGLDLAYTNGRTHTAQVADNLEDSLSNVYKESTVYVKGQNGEMLETFEFFMYAKNWIEILISINEEIKFINATEGGANIEGAENKKLKEVISKYCVEELAAINDKYDDLIAQYHVDKVGITKKGKEYFTSMEKYFNKIAKEAKNRYNEISSYTGVGLVPFMEQKRFSMQAELDKNLAGRFFIQSIVIGFNRDIHSFPMYLNKDDEERMRQRSMQYYDTLVKVSKKINETLKIYKRILDSYLIKFNNE; this comes from the coding sequence ATGGGGCACTTCAAATTAAAGAAAGTTAGTAATTTGGTATGGGAGATAGAAGAAACAGAAAATATAGATTTTAAAAATTCAAGATATCTATTTAACAGTCAAATTGATAAAGAAAAAGAAATTGAAATGGTAATAAATAGGATTGATTTTAATTATCATAAGAACTTTATTATATTTGGGTTAAAAAATATTGATTTGTTAGCTGAAATATATAAGCGCAAAACACCATTTAGCACAATTATAATAATAGAAATTTGCAGTAGTCCCAATGAGGATATATATATAAGCTGTGATAAAGATAAATTAGCTTTTTTATTTGATAGGAATACTGTTAATTTGACAATAGGTACGCAAACTGAGTTAGTGAGTCAGTTAGATAGTGTGCTTGGAGATTCTCTTAAATTATATAATTTAAGAAATTTAGAAATAATTTCAATGCCATATTTAAAGTCAACATTTACAAATGAAATAAGTAGCATTAAAACTACTATATTCGAAAGGCTACACACAATAATAACTAGTTTTGGGAATTCAGTAGAGGATATTTTAGTTGGAACGGATAACTATTTAAATAATTGGAAGCATGTATTTAGAGGATTAGATTTTAGCTATTTTGAAGGAATGTATAAGAATAGGCCTGCGATAGTAGTGGGAGCAGGACCTTCGCTAGATAAAAATATTGAATACCTTAGAGAAGCAAAGGGAAAGGCATTAATATTATGTGTTGATGCTGCATTGGATTCACTTCTTGATAAAGGGATAGTTCCGGATATTGTAGCTTCAATAGAAAGGACTACTTTAATAACTAAGTTCTATAAGAGAGATATTATTCCAGATAGTATAGTCTATTTGGGGCCTAACATAATTCCTGGAAGTGTATTGGAAAGATTTAATAGAATTATTTTTACAGGAAGAAAGGGAGATGCAGTTGTTAGGGATCTTAATAGCTATATAGGGTTTAATAATTTAGAAATTGGAGGGAATGTTTCTAATATTCTAATAGCTTTTGCACAATATCTGGGTTGTAGCCCAATAATATTTGTAGGTCTTGACTTAGCATATACAAATGGAAGAACACATACAGCTCAAGTAGCAGATAATCTTGAGGATTCTCTCAGCAATGTCTATAAAGAAAGCACCGTATATGTCAAAGGACAAAATGGTGAGATGCTTGAGACATTTGAATTCTTTATGTATGCAAAGAATTGGATTGAAATTTTAATTTCTATTAATGAAGAAATAAAGTTTATTAATGCAACAGAAGGTGGAGCTAATATTGAAGGTGCAGAAAATAAAAAACTGAAAGAGGTTATTTCAAAATACTGTGTAGAAGAATTGGCAGCAATTAATGATAAATATGATGATTTAATTGCCCAATATCATGTTGATAAAGTAGGTATAACAAAAAAAGGCAAAGAGTATTTCACCAGTATGGAAAAATACTTTAATAAAATTGCAAAAGAAGCAAAAAATAGGTATAACGAGATTTCATCATATACAGGAGTAGGATTGGTTCCATTTATGGAACAAAAAAGATTTTCTATGCAAGCTGAGTTAGATAAGAATTTAGCAGGTAGATTTTTTATTCAATCAATAGTAATAGGTTTTAATCGTGATATTCATTCCTTTCCAATGTATTTAAATAAAGATGATGAAGAAAGGATGCGACAAAGGAGTATGCAGTATTACGATACTTTAGTTAAAGTAAGTAAAAAGATTAATGAAACCTTAAAAATATACAAGAGAATACTTGACAGCTATTTGATTAAATTTAATAATGAATAG
- the pseB gene encoding UDP-N-acetylglucosamine 4,6-dehydratase (inverting): protein MLDNSVILVTGGTGSFGKCFIENIFKEYSPKKVIVYSRDEYKQFKMKNKFAKILSPEQQDKLRFFIGDVRDKERLYRAFKGVDYVVHAAAMKQVPACEYNPFEAIKTNIHGAQNIVDAALDRGIKKVVALSTDKAVNPINLYGGTKLVSDKLFISAGAYSGENGTVFSIVRYGNVAGSRGSVIPYFKNILEQGSKELPITDMRMTRFWITLEEGVNLVLKALKESKGGETYISKIPSFKISDLAKAMCKDCTIKEIGIREGEKLHEVMITKDDSRSTYEYDKHYIIYPQFDWWSASRCFAEGGKRIEEGFEYSSGDNCQWLDVNEIRERLSQLNIEY, encoded by the coding sequence ATGCTTGACAATTCAGTTATTTTAGTTACTGGGGGAACAGGTTCTTTTGGAAAGTGTTTTATTGAAAACATATTTAAAGAATACTCCCCTAAAAAAGTAATAGTCTATTCTAGGGATGAGTACAAGCAATTTAAAATGAAAAATAAATTTGCTAAAATACTTAGTCCAGAGCAGCAGGATAAGTTAAGATTTTTTATTGGAGATGTCAGAGACAAGGAGCGTTTGTATAGAGCATTTAAAGGTGTAGACTATGTAGTTCATGCAGCTGCTATGAAGCAGGTTCCTGCATGCGAATACAATCCATTTGAGGCCATAAAAACAAACATTCATGGTGCCCAGAATATAGTTGATGCTGCTCTAGATAGGGGAATAAAAAAGGTTGTTGCACTATCAACTGATAAAGCGGTTAATCCTATTAATCTTTATGGGGGAACAAAGCTTGTTTCTGATAAATTATTTATTTCGGCGGGAGCATATTCAGGTGAAAATGGTACTGTTTTTTCAATAGTAAGATATGGTAATGTTGCAGGCAGCAGAGGTTCTGTAATACCATATTTCAAAAATATTTTAGAACAGGGCTCAAAGGAATTGCCAATTACAGATATGCGAATGACAAGATTTTGGATAACACTAGAAGAAGGTGTTAACCTTGTATTAAAAGCTTTAAAAGAATCAAAGGGTGGAGAAACTTACATTTCAAAAATACCATCGTTTAAAATATCTGATTTAGCTAAAGCCATGTGTAAGGATTGTACTATTAAGGAAATTGGTATTCGTGAAGGTGAAAAGCTTCATGAGGTAATGATAACTAAGGATGATTCTAGGTCAACTTATGAATATGATAAGCACTATATTATTTATCCGCAGTTTGATTGGTGGAGTGCAAGCAGATGTTTCGCTGAAGGTGGGAAACGTATAGAGGAAGGATTTGAGTATAGTTCTGGAGATAATTGTCAGTGGCTTGATGTAAATGAAATTAGAGAACGCTTGTCACAATTAAATATAGAGTATTAA
- a CDS encoding GNAT family N-acetyltransferase — translation MSILCSDKIYLKILTEEDVSDSYVSWMNDYEIVKYTESRFFQHTTESIKQFVKNSTNANNILFGIFTNDEKIHIGNIKLGSINWIHRYADVGIIIGNKNYWGKGIGTSAIRLVTDYAFNHLNLHKLIAGAYEYNLGSINAFKKNGYESVYVDKERYFFEGKYIDCIHMEKINDRG, via the coding sequence ATGAGTATTTTATGTAGTGATAAAATATATCTAAAAATTTTAACTGAAGAAGATGTTAGTGACTCCTATGTATCATGGATGAATGACTACGAAATTGTAAAATACACGGAAAGCCGTTTTTTTCAACATACTACCGAATCTATAAAACAGTTTGTTAAAAATTCGACAAATGCAAATAACATTTTATTTGGTATATTTACTAATGATGAAAAAATTCATATTGGTAATATTAAGCTGGGTTCAATTAATTGGATACACAGATATGCCGATGTAGGTATAATAATTGGCAATAAAAATTATTGGGGAAAGGGAATTGGTACATCAGCGATAAGGCTTGTTACCGATTACGCTTTTAACCATTTAAATTTGCACAAGTTAATTGCAGGGGCATATGAATATAATTTAGGGTCAATAAATGCTTTTAAAAAGAATGGATATGAAAGTGTTTATGTAGATAAAGAAAGGTACTTTTTTGAAGGTAAATATATAGATTGTATCCACATGGAAAAAATCAACGACAGAGGGTAG
- a CDS encoding aldo/keto reductase, whose translation MKLCLGTVQFGLRYGIAGNDKPNLASCIEILDYAYQNNISSFDTAAAYGDAEDVLGEFIKQKKINQYKIEINSKISPDIFKEGTNNNWYIRAKECVINSLRKLNIDCLDGYMLHNANALDNEEAIAVLDRLKKEGYVKKIGASVYKPNEAKKTFSYREMDIIQIPYNIFDQRLDKEGFFKSEIIDNKKIYARSAFLQGLLLMPVNEIPSYLSEAIPKVKRFEELCESYNMTRKQAAVSFVKNNDKIDYLVFGIDNLNQLKEFIEIFSKDAAKSAIKQISKEFTQISDEIVMPFLWNK comes from the coding sequence ATGAAATTATGTTTAGGGACAGTACAGTTTGGTTTAAGATACGGTATAGCTGGAAACGATAAGCCCAATTTAGCAAGTTGTATCGAGATACTCGACTATGCATATCAAAATAATATCTCTTCTTTTGATACTGCAGCCGCTTATGGAGATGCAGAGGATGTTTTAGGTGAATTCATTAAACAAAAAAAAATAAATCAATATAAAATTGAGATAAATTCAAAAATATCTCCAGATATTTTTAAAGAAGGAACCAATAATAATTGGTATATTAGAGCTAAAGAGTGTGTTATTAATAGCTTAAGAAAACTCAATATTGATTGCTTAGATGGTTACATGCTTCACAATGCAAATGCTTTAGATAATGAAGAGGCTATAGCAGTTTTAGACAGGTTAAAAAAAGAAGGTTATGTTAAAAAAATAGGTGCATCAGTATATAAGCCTAATGAAGCAAAAAAAACTTTCTCATATCGTGAAATGGATATAATACAGATTCCCTATAATATTTTTGATCAGAGACTAGATAAAGAGGGATTTTTTAAATCAGAAATAATAGATAATAAGAAAATCTATGCAAGAAGTGCATTTTTACAAGGCTTGTTGCTTATGCCTGTTAATGAGATACCGTCATATTTATCCGAAGCCATTCCAAAAGTAAAAAGATTTGAGGAGTTATGTGAATCATATAATATGACACGTAAACAGGCCGCAGTAAGTTTTGTTAAAAATAATGATAAAATTGATTATCTAGTCTTTGGAATAGATAATTTAAATCAATTAAAGGAGTTTATTGAGATTTTCTCTAAGGATGCAGCTAAATCTGCAATAAAACAAATATCAAAGGAATTTACGCAGATTAGTGATGAAATAGTAATGCCTTTTTTATGGAATAAGTGA
- a CDS encoding aspartate aminotransferase family protein yields the protein MTLKYFKSEELLKRARKVTPLGAQTYSKSFRYFCEGISPSFIEKGEGCRVWDVDGNEFIDFICALGPVTVGYNNKQINEAIINQLNKGISFSQSTKVEVELAEKLNQIIPCAEMVRFVKNGSDATTSAIRLARAYTGRDIVALSGYHGMHDWSIGSTANNRGVPKPICDLTKTFNYNDITSLKKLFDEYKDKIAAVILEPIQGNGPEEGYLQAIREITSKNGAVLIFDEVVSGFRYALGGAAELYNVVPDMVAMGKGMGNGMPISVVAGKREIMELIEEGVFVSTTFGGETLSIVAALETIKILEKPNVYEGIWKLGNKMLNGLNNIISDKKVSDVVFTSGLAPHAGVQFEGKGSLDYLDINSIFQQRMIQEGIMSIGINNLNLSHSEKEIELYLNAAELALDDIQRAIEKDSTAGILKGGKVNPVFKRNIK from the coding sequence TTGACTTTAAAATATTTTAAAAGTGAAGAATTATTAAAACGTGCAAGAAAAGTAACACCTTTAGGAGCTCAAACTTACAGTAAATCTTTTCGATATTTTTGTGAAGGTATTTCTCCTTCATTTATAGAAAAAGGCGAAGGCTGTAGGGTTTGGGACGTTGATGGAAATGAATTTATAGATTTTATTTGTGCATTAGGGCCAGTAACAGTTGGTTACAATAATAAGCAAATAAATGAAGCAATTATTAATCAATTAAATAAAGGTATTTCATTTTCTCAATCAACAAAGGTAGAAGTAGAACTTGCAGAAAAATTAAATCAAATAATTCCTTGTGCTGAGATGGTGAGATTTGTAAAAAACGGCTCAGATGCAACTACATCTGCAATCAGACTTGCACGAGCATATACTGGACGTGATATAGTAGCTTTATCTGGATATCATGGTATGCATGACTGGTCAATAGGATCTACTGCTAATAATAGAGGTGTACCTAAACCTATTTGTGATTTAACCAAGACTTTTAATTATAATGATATTACTTCACTAAAAAAATTGTTTGATGAATATAAAGATAAAATAGCTGCAGTTATACTTGAACCAATTCAAGGCAATGGGCCAGAGGAAGGATATCTCCAAGCTATACGTGAAATAACTAGTAAAAATGGTGCAGTACTTATTTTTGATGAGGTGGTTTCAGGATTTAGATATGCATTGGGGGGAGCAGCTGAGTTATACAATGTGGTTCCTGATATGGTGGCAATGGGTAAAGGAATGGGAAATGGAATGCCTATTTCTGTAGTTGCTGGAAAAAGAGAAATCATGGAATTAATTGAAGAGGGAGTTTTTGTATCGACTACTTTTGGTGGAGAAACGTTGTCAATTGTAGCTGCTTTAGAGACAATTAAGATATTAGAAAAACCAAATGTATATGAAGGAATTTGGAAGCTTGGAAATAAGATGCTTAATGGCTTAAATAATATTATTTCTGATAAGAAAGTTTCTGATGTAGTGTTTACTTCGGGACTAGCTCCTCATGCTGGAGTTCAATTTGAAGGTAAAGGAAGTCTGGACTATTTAGACATCAATTCTATTTTCCAGCAAAGAATGATTCAAGAAGGGATTATGTCGATTGGTATAAATAACTTAAATTTATCTCATTCTGAAAAGGAAATAGAGTTATACCTTAATGCAGCAGAATTAGCATTAGATGATATACAAAGAGCCATTGAGAAGGATTCAACTGCAGGAATTTTAAAGGGTGGAAAAGTTAATCCTGTATTTAAACGCAATATAAAATAG